One genomic window of Equus caballus isolate H_3958 breed thoroughbred chromosome 6, TB-T2T, whole genome shotgun sequence includes the following:
- the OR6C317 gene encoding olfactory receptor family 6 subfamily C member 317, producing MKNQTTLTTFILLGLTDDTQLKTLLFIFLFLSYMLSVSGNLTIITLTLIDSHLKTPMYIFLQNLSFLEILFTTACIPRFLYSISSGDKSITYNACAGQLLFTDLFGVTEFFLLAVMSYDRYVAICKPLHYMTIMNNRVCKNFILFCWVAALMIILPPISLGLDLEFCDSNVIDHFYCDASPILKIACSDTWLIEQMVMACAVLTFISTLVCVILSYILIIRTILRFPSAQQRKKAFSTCSSHMIVVSMTYGSCIFIYVKPSAKDEVAINKGISLLLTSISPMLNPFIYTLRNKQVKQAFHDSIKKIVFLSKM from the coding sequence ATGAAAAACCAAACCACACTAACAACCTTCATCTTGCTGGGACTGACAGATGACACTCAACTGAAAACTTtgctttttatctttctatttctttcctacaTGTTGAGCGTATCTGGAAACCTAACCATCATCACCCTCACTCTGATTGATTCTCACCTTAAAACACCTATGtatattttccttcaaaatttatCCTTCTTAGAAATTTTATTCACAACTGCTTGCATTCCTAGGTTCTTGTACAGCATATCATCTGGGGACAAGTCCATTACCTATAATGCCTGTGCCGGTCAGCTGTTGTTTACAGACCTCTTTGGAGTAACAGAGTTTTTTCTCCTAGCCGTCATGTCCtatgatcgctatgtggccatctgcaaaccactGCATTACATGACCATCATGAACAACAGAGTCTGCAAGAACTTCATCCTCTTCTGTTGGGTAGCAGCACTGATGATCATTCTCCCACCAATTAGTCTGGGTTTGGACCTGGAATTCTGTGATTCGAATGTCATTGATCATTTTTACTGTGATGCATCTCCTATCCTGAAGATCGCGTGCTCGGACACATGGCTGATAGAACAGATGGTTATGGCCTGTGCTGTGCTGACCTTCATCAGCACTCTCGTGTGTGTGATTCTTTCCTACATTTTGATAATCAGGACTATTCTAAGGTTTCCctctgcccagcaaaggaaaaAGGCCTTTTCCACTTGTTCTTCTCACATGATTGTTGTTTCCATGACTTATGGTAGTTGCATCTTCATTTATGTCAAACCTTCAGCCAAGGATGAGGTAGCTATTAATAAAGGGATTTCACTCCTTCTCACTTCTATTTCACCAATGTTGAATCCTTTTATTTACACACTGAGAAACAAGCAAGTGAAGCAAGCTTTTCatgactcaattaaaaaaattgtatttctctcaaagatgtaa